The sequence ACGGCGACGAGCCGGGCGGATACGATGTGCGGGCCGAGCCATCCGCAGCCCCGAAGGTTTCCGAGGAGCTCAAGGCATACGAAGAGGAATCCCGCACCGGGGAGGCCTTGCCGCTGCTCCCCTCCAACTGGGGTGCCCACCCCGCCGGGGCACTCCATTTCCTCGTTTGGGCCGCCACCCTCCTCCTCGTCTTCCGTTCCCAGTCCATCGATCCGACCATCTCCGACCGCTTCGCCTCCTCGAGCCGGGCTCTCATCGGCAACGGCGAGTGGTGGCGGCCCTTCACCGCGCTCTTCCTCCATGGCGACGGGCCACACATCGCCGGGAACCTGGCCAGCGGCGCGGTGTTCGGGATGCTCGTCTCGAAATCCCTCGGGCCGTGGAAAGGCTGGTCCATGATCCTGCTGGCGGGCACCGCCGGGAATGCGATCACCTCATGGATCCTGTGGCCTGTGGATTTCCGTTCGCTTGGCGCATCGACCGCCGTATTCGGTGCGCTCGGCATCCTGTCCGGGATCGGCATCGTGGAGAATTCCCGCGAAAAAATCCGCATGCCATGGCTCCGGGTCATCGCCCCGTTGCTGGCCGGTTTCGTCCTGCTCGGCTGGCTCGGTGGTGCGGCGCCGGGCGAGGGAGTCGATGTCTTCGGGCATGTCTTCGGCTTCTGCGCCGGAGTGCTCGCCGGAGTGATCTGCCGTTGGGGAGGCTGACCGCACTTACATCCTGAAATCCTCGCCGAGGTAGTGCTTGCGGGCGATGGGGTCGTTGACGAGCTCCGAGGACGGGCCTTCCAGGATGACGCGGCCATCGTGGATGAGGAAGGCGCGGTCCGTGATCGAGAGGGTCTCGCGTACGGAGTGGTCCGTGATGAGGATTGCGAGGCCGTCCTTTTCGCGCAGCTCGCGGACGATGCGCTGGATGTCCTCGACGGCGAGCGGATCGATGCCGGCGAAGGGCTCGTCGAGCATGAGCACACGGGGATCCGAGCAAAGCGAACGGGCGATGGCGAGGCGGCGTTTCTCTCCGCCGGAAAGGGTGATGGCGAGGGATTTGGCGAGCTTGGTGATGCCGAAGCGGGCCAGGAGATCGTGGGCCCGCTCTTTCTGGTCCGAGCGGGAGAGTCCGGGGCGGGTCTCAAGGATGGCGAGGAGGTTGTCGAGGACGGAGAGCTTGCGGAACACGGATTCCTCCTGGGGGAGATAGCCGAGGCCGAGGCGTGCGCGGCGGTGCATGGGCAGCTTGGAAATGTCCTGGCCGTTGAGATGGACGGTGCCGCCCTCCGCCGGGATGAGCCCGGCGATCATGTAGAAGGAGGTGGTTTTCCCCGCGCCGTTGGGCCCCATGAGGCCGACGATTTCCCTGGGGCGCACGGTGACGCAGACGCCATCGACGACGGCGCGCCCGCCGTAGGTTTTACGCAGGCCTTGGGCGGAGAGGACGGCGTTGGCGGTGTCTGTGCAGGTGGAGCCGGGATCGTGGATCATGGATGGAACGTCAAATTCGAAGCTGTATGCCACAAGGAGGGGGCTAGCGGCCTTTCAGGTTCAGGTTGCCGCCCATCTGCCAGTTGCCCTGGGTGGAGAAGGAGCCGTCGTTGAGGAGGCGGAGGGTGAGGTTCGGCTCCATGGCGCGGGCGAAATACGTGCCCTGTTTGACCCATGGGTAGCCGCCATGGATGATGATTTCCCCGCTGGGGATGTCGTAGGTCAGCACCCTGCCGCTGGCTTGGACGGCGTCTTTCCCGCCGACCGATTTCTGGTTGAGGAGTACGGCACCCTCTGCGATGAGCTTTTTCACATCGCCGAAGTTCCCCACGCCGGCTGCTGGCTTCTTCGGGGCTTTTGGATCCGCGGTTTTCTTGTCGAAGAAGACCTTGAGCTGATCCGCTCCCTTGAGATCGAAGCGGGGGTCTTTGACCACGACGTTTTTCAGATAAACCAGGACGCCCTCGTCGGCATCGAAATACATGCCGCCATCGCAGGTGATGAGGGTGTCATCGGGGGATGGCTTGATTTCCAGCGGTGCGGCTTCCGGGGATTTCCCTGGCTCTTCGGCGGCGCTTGTTTCCAGGCCGCTGTTGTTGATGAATGCGGTGGCCGCAGCGCCGGCTTTTTCGCCGCTGCCGATGTCTGCCGCGAGGGTGCCTGCGGAGGCGGCGTTGAGCGCATCCGCCTCAGGTTTCATGGATTTCGCCTGCTCCTTGATGGCTGCCACTTCCTCCTCGGAAACGAAGGGCGGCGGCAGGGCGATGAGCGGGGAGGGAGCGAGGCAGAGAGCGATGAGTGCGGCGCGTGAGAGCGGGTTTGCGTTCATGGTGGTGGTGGGCGGGGCTGAGATCCAGGTGTTTGCCGGGCCGCGGAGGAAGCCCTCGCCATCCTGGAAGGCGTAGGCGAGGCCGCTGCCGCGGGCGATGAGGCGGTCGTTGGTGATTTCCACCTCTTCCTCGGCGGTGAGGAGCGATTTCACCTGATCGAAGAGGGCGCTCCTGAGCTTGACTTTGCCGCGCAGGCTGCGGTCCGGGTTGTAGAAACGGATGAGGACGTTCTCGCCCTTGACCAGCTCGGGGTTGACGAGGGTCATGGTCTCGGTGAGCAGGTCTCCGGAGAGGTTGCGCTGCGAATCGTAGCGGGGGAGTAGGACACCCTTGAGCACGCTACCGTCCGGGAGCAGGGAAACCGGGTTTTTCCTGCCTTCGGGGGAAGGTTCCGCAGCGCAGAGCGCGGGAGCGGCGAGCAGCAGGATGGAAAGGAGGCGCGGCAATGGATGCGGGTGTGTGAGGTTCCGGTGTTAGGGCTTCAGAAGACAATATCCATTGCTGGCGTGCAGACAATCGCAATATCCACCCGTTCGTGGAAGACGTGGCGATCTTCGATCGCCGCCATTTCCCCCATTGCCTTGATACCCTTCATGTAATCAATATTGCTCTCCATCAAATTTTCTTGCGATTGCACAGCGTTGGCATCACTCCGAGAGGAGCAACTCTGGCCTGCATCCCGGACGACTTGGCCAGGGGACTGGAAGCCGAGTCGAAGAAGACCCACTTCACGAAATCGGAGGTCGCCCGCAGGCGCCTGATCGCGGCGGGCTCGCAACCCAATCAAACGGCCTCCGGATTTGATCTGATCGCGGACTTGGCCGGAACTTCGAGGCGGCCAGACCGATGAGCCGTAAGCGTCCTAAATTCATCCCCCTGGCGTTGCTCCGGCGTAGCGGTGGGGGGCGCGGGCGGTCAGGCGACTTGCTCGGCTTCGGCTTTCGTTTCGGCCTTGGCTTTGCGCTCGGCGGCGATTCGGGCCGGGGTTAGCGCGGAGGCTTGCTCGGGGGTGGCATCGTGAGGCAGCCGCTTGAGGACTTCGACAAGGTAATCCTCGGGATCGAGGCCTTGGGCGCGGCAGTTGGCCAGCAGGGTGTAGATTAGGGCGTTGTTTTCCCCGGCCTCGAGACTGCCGAAGAACATCCAGTTTTTCATGCCCAGCTTGGTGGGGCGGATCATGTTCTCGACGAGGTTGGTGTCGAGCTCGAGCGCTCCGTCCTCGAAGCAGACGAGGATCTTGTGCCACTGGTTGAGGGTGTAGTTGATGGCTTGAGCCACATCGCTGCCGGGGAGGTGCCGCTGGCGTTCCGCGAGGACGAAGCGGTGGAGCTTATCGGCGATGGGGGCGGCTGCGGGCGCGGCGTATGAGTTCGCGGCAGGCGGGTGGCGCGGCGGTCTGGCGGGTTTGCTTTTCGATGTGATAGATGCGCTGGATGTATAGCAGGATGGGGACGGTGACTTCGGGTGTGGCTTTGCCGAGGTCGGTGAACTTGCGGCGGGTGTGGGCGAGGCAGCCGGCGTGGCGGAGGCCATGTTTTTTCGCTACGGTGTCGTAAACTCCGTAGCCGTCGGTATGCATGCCGCCTTGGTAGGCTATGGTGTTGGTGACCTCGTCGTAGCCGAGGAAGTCTAACAGGCAGTCGGCTCCGCGCCCGGCGTGCCAGTCGAAGTAACATGTGCCCGTGGCGTTGTCGCGGTATACCCAGAGGCGCCCTTCGCGGGTGGAGCCGTGGCCGGGATCGAGATAGTCGATGGGTGTTTCATCGATCTGCAGTTCGCCGGCGAGAAGGAGTTCGGCTTTGATCGCCCGGCCGATGGGGGCGAGGTGGCGGGCGGTGGCGTGGGTCCAGGTGTTGAGGGTTTGCCGCCTGATGTCGATGTCGTGCCGTCGTCGGAAGCGCTGGGACTGCCGGTAGTGGGGAAGGTGGTCTTCGTATTTGTCGGCGATGATCTGGGCGGCGAGCGCGGGAGCCAAAAGGGTGCCGGGGATGCTGGGAAGCGGGGCGGGTGCGATGAGCGGCGGGCGGGCTTTCTCGGTTTTGTGGACGAACTTTTTGCGAACGGTGCGACGCCAGAACATCTCGGCTTTGGTGACGTCGAGTTCGTCGTGGTGCTCCTCGCCGATCTGCTGCCATGCGTCAGGGTTGGCGAGGACTTCATCGGGGATGATTTCCTTTTCGATGAGGATCAGGAGGTTCCTGGGGAAACGCTCGGCTTTGGTGCGGCGGTTTTTTGGGGCATTTGGTTTTTCCTCCTCCGGTGCGGATGTTTCGCCGCTTGTTTCCGGAAGAGGCTCGGGCTTTCCCAGAACCATTTCATCGAAGAGGAGCTGGAGCTGGGCGGGGTCAAGCTTCTCGCTGCTGGAGCCGAAGAGGCGTTGCTGGAGTCCGGCGATGATCCTGTCTTTGCGGGCGAGTTCGGCTTTGAGGTGGGTGTTTTCGGCCTTGAGTGACGCGATCTCCCTTTCCATTTCACCGAAGCGAAGGAGCAGGGTTTCGAGATCCGTTGGAATGCCATTATCCACTAGATTCCTAGTAGCAATAAGCGTGCCTGAAATGGTCTGGGGGCGGATTTTTTCCGAAGATTATTCCGGGCGCTCATACCATGGCTTGAAGGCGGCTCCGCGAAGATCCACGCCGTTGATGAGAAGCTGCAAAGCCTCGGCGTGGAGCTTGATGCGGCGCTGGCCCGGCTCGCTGGGAACCGGCCAGCTGAAACGGCCTTTCTCCAGTCGTTTGGCCGCGACCCATGTGCCGGTGCCATCGAAATAGAGGATTTTCAGGCGGTTGCGGCGCTTGTTGGTGAAGACGAAAAGGAAGTCCCGTGCTGCCGGAGTGCCCTGGAGATGGTCGGAGGCGAGTTGCTGGAGGCCGTTGAAGGATTTGCGCATGTCGCAGGGATCGAGGGCGAGGAAGACCTTGAGGGAGTTGGCAGTGAGGTTCAGCACGGGCGGCCTCCTTTCGCGGCGAGGTGGTCGCGGAACGCGGCGATGAAGTCGGCGGCGAGCGGGACGGCATCGCGATCTTCGAGCAGAAGCGAGAGACCCTCGGAGAACTCGATGACCAGGCGCGGTCGGAGCTGGCGTGGGAACTCGACTTCGACGAAACGAGCATCGGTGCATTTCAGAGGCTGCGGATAGCCGGGATCGGAACTGGACATGGCGGCCAGTGTGGCAGACCAAGGGGATTACGATAGGGGGTGGATTTTGGGACGCTTACGAAGCATCGCCCTACGGAATTCACGGATATTGTAGAGATGATTCAGTGCTCAAAAACCTACTGGCACTCAACTTCCAGTTCTTCCCGAATCACAAATCTTTATGCGCAATAGTATAATTATGATTCTTCAACATCATTGTCACGCCCCTCGTTTCCGCTTAATAATTCTAGCGATCAGCCATGCCAGTAAAGCAAAAGCTGTAACGACGATAAACACCCAAAATCTTCCGTTGGAACTTTCTTTTGTGGATTTGCCGCTGGGAATCAGGAAATCCTTTGCCTTCCGCACCTTCATTTCCAAGTACTTTTGCTTGAGATATTCCACCGTGTCCCTGTCCTGTTCTTTCTCTTCCCTTTCCAGTTGATCCACTTTGTCGAAAGCAAGCGGTTGGGCGGCAGGGTCGAAATTTGGAATTTGTGCAAGAATCGCATCAGATTCAGCCATTGGTATAAAATATCGTGGAAAGGATCGGCTTGCTGGTTCCAGCGTCTTGGGACTAGCAAGAACTGCATACCGCCCCTTAGCTTCGGTACGTTTGTCAAATATGTCTTCCCTACTGATAATGAGGAGGTGATGAGCATGATATTCCCGCGAAATACTCGAGTCGGCTCGGATTGCCGGTGCTCCCGGAACTAATGCCAGCGAATTGGCGCCTTTCATGTAATTTACATCTATCGCCATTTTTCCAGATTTGATGAGACTGATTCCTATGAAATCGTCCCATACTTTCGGAAAGTCATCACCATTCTTAGGGCTAAACTCATAGGATAACTGCAACGCCAAATCCGAACATACCGCGAAACCGTTCGCTCCTTCTTGTGCGAAGGAGGAAAGCGACATAAATGCCGTGACGAATCCAATTATCAACCAACGATACAATCTCATTTTGACCAGCTTTTGTTATTTCTAAACCGGAAAACCGAGGTTGCGGAAAAGACTTCAATCTCGGGCCTAGTAGGATCTGCCACTCCGCCGCCCCTCATCAGTCCTTTCTCAGCATGATGAATTTCTCCGTCCTGAGTTCCGGGTTGATGCCCGATTTCGTGTGCGGCCACTGCTATGATATAGTTTTTAAGATCCTCCCGTGCCTCATTTCCGATTACGGGATTGGCACCAGCGGCCGCAATTCTGAATGAGTTATCAAACCATTCCCGGCAGTTTTCAACATACACAACCGCCTGTTCAATGCCATTTATTGGTGTGGTCGCGCCATCGGTTGGTATCTCGAATTTGGGATCATCATCCTCATGAATGTTAAATTGGTATGCAGTCGTGAGTGGTGCTATCCAAAAGCTCTTGGTTTCGACAAGTTCCCTAGCATTCGAAGTGACTGACTGAACTTCTGGAAGCAATGGATCATGGACTTTAAAAGGAACCGTTTTCGTTTTGTTATAGGATCCTGAATCGATAATTTCGATGAACGAGGTAGAGAATAGTTTTCTCATGAATCCTTCCTCGGCTACGGCTAGATCGTTGCGGGGAAGTGGCGGTTCTGTCAGCCCGTAACCATCATCGTCGTAGAGCCGGAAGCTTGTCCCGTTGGGAATATTCGCATGATTTCCGGAGATACTCAGGTGATAGGTGCCCGTTAGACCACCTACAAGTTTGGATTCGATAACAGACTGTGTGGCGTTTTGAAAAATAATGCGTGAGTTCTCCAGATTGGCAAAACTCGAGAAGTCTTTTACGGGAGAAATAACGAGCCATGTATCATTGCCGTTCGTATGCGCGAAGCTGTTCGTAATTCCAGGAATTCCTACTTCTGATTCGAAGTAGTTCTCCTTGAAGCCGGATGGGTCGTCGCCGATTGCCAGCATCGAATCATTCTCCACCCACAGCCTTCGCCAGACGGTAAGTGATTCGGATGCTATTATTTCGCCCGTCTGTGCGGATTCTAATCCGATGTATGTTGGAAGCGTAGAATTGGATGTTTGGACTTCGGAGTAACCCTGTGCGTCTTCGACGGAAAGGACTGCTCGGTAATTATCGCCGGGCTGCATGCCGACTCGGTAGTCGAACTCCGCGCGTCCGTTGACGTTAAATGCCTTGTCGGAGGTGTTGTTCCCCCACTTGTTCTGTGTGTTGTCCCAGAAGTGGCCCGATTTGGCGGTGTGAAGGAAGTCGTTGGGATGGTTGTCGTCCCCGGCTTTGCCATTTGTGTCGATGACGGAATTCTCTCCTTCTACATCCATGTCGAAAACCTCGTCCGTGCTGTCGTCGATGTCGAAGGATTTGACGTAGCATTCGATGCCTTTGAGGCCTTCGGTGGCTACGAGACGGAGCTTGTGACGAATTTGGTTGTCGTGAGGGTTCTTGCGGCCGGGGAAGATGCGTTTGCCTTTCTCTGTGTGCGTCCAGGGGTCGATGTGTGTGTCGAGGTTGTCGAATCCTTCGATTTCCTCCCAGACGAGTTTGGGCGCTACAATGGCGACGCGCCGGTTTTCATAATTCGCTTCGAACTCGGGCTGGGTGGCGGCCACGTCCTGCCTGCCTATTCCCGTAAGGGGGGTGTTGGGGTCGTTGGTGCCGGTGGCGGGGTCATAGGACTCGATGAATTTCCCGAGGTAGGCGGTCTGGGGCTGGATCTTGAGCGTGTAGTCGTAGTCCGGCCCTTTGCCGGGGGCGTTTGGGTCATAGCCGCTGCTGCCTTGGGTGCTGCTCTGCCAGTCGATCTGGAAGGTGTAGGTCTCTCCCTTATGGAAGATGCTTCTAGGAAGTTCAAGGTAGGAGCCGTGCCCTCCGGAGCGGTGGGTATGGAAGCGGAATTCGTCCCCGGTCAAGGGGTCGATACGGAATATATTGAGGTTGTAGTCCTCGCTGTCGCTGCCGCTCTGGTCGCCGACGCCAAGCAGTATCGTGACGCGTTTATCGGTAGCCAGGGGCTGTCCGTTGTCCCTGTCGTCAGACGGGTTGGAACCGTTGGTGATTTCCGCCCCGTCGGTAGTGCCGTCGCCGTCCGTGTCGTCGAGAGTGGGATCGGAGGCGAAGCTGAATTCCTGGAAGTTGGTGGCACCGTCGATGTCGGGGTCGCCGCTGCCGCCGTTGTCTCCGGTTGCGACGAGTGGATTCAGGTTGTGAGCGACTTCCCAGCCGTCGGGGAGGAGGTCGCCGTCGGTGTCGGGGTGGGCTATATCGGTTTGGTGGGTGTTCTGCTCGTCGAGGTCGGAGAGGCCGTCGCCATCGGTGTCGCGGACGGTGTTTTCCCAGACGAAGGGGGAGGTGATGAAACCGTATTCACCGTGTTCGCGGGTGTTGTCCTTGTCGAAGTCGTTCCAGATCTCGGTGTTGTTCTCGCTGACGTCCCAGAGGCCATCGTTGTCGATGTCTTCGTGGAAAAGGTCAAGCGACTCGGTTCCGTTGAGAGGACGAGACCAGATGCGGATACGGTCAAAGGTGCCGAGCGCCTGGTTCTGTGGGAGGCTGGGAGCCATGCGCCCGAAGGTATTCCAATCGTAGTTGTAGTCGGTGGGCGAAGTCGGGGCGGTTTTGGTGAGCGGGATGTTGAGCCATGTGACGCTTTGGTTATCGAGGCCGGGCATGATGGTGCCGTCGATGTAGAGGGTGTATTTCCCGGCGGTGCGGACGATGGTGTAGTGGTGCCATTTCCCGTCATCCGCTGTGCCGAGGGGACGGGTGAAGCTTTTCCCGATGATGCTGCTGTGGGGGGCGCCACCGCTGGTGTTCCATGTGTATGCGCCAAGGTAGAATTCCTCTTCGGTGGCGTTTTTTCGTCGGACGGCCAGCGTGTTACTGGCGATGCTGCTTTGCGAGGGCCTGCAATCGCTGAGGCTCCAGAGGCATTTGTGGATCGTGTTGCCGTTTTTTATGCTGTCTTTCTGGAAGCGGTGCCAGAAGGAGAGGGTGAAGGAGTTGGTAATGCCCGTAAAAACCTTGCCGTCGCCGAACACGGACTTGTCGGCGAGCGGGAGGCCGTGGGAAACGAAGCCGCGCCGCGCGAAAAAGGGCTGGCCGCTGAGGGAGAATGGGACGAGGACAGGCCATGCGGGGGTGATGCCAGGTGCGCGATTCTCGGAGCGAGCCTCGTTCTTCCCGAACAGGTTTGCGATGGGCATGGAGGCTTCCTCGAATGTCCAGTTTGCCTTGAGGCCGACCATGAGTCCTGCGGTTTCAAGGCCAAGCCCATCAGGATCGGCTACGGTCCCGGAGTCTTTCGGCGCAGCGTCGATGCCATCGGGGATCCCGTCGCGGTCGGTGTCGGGCGAGAAAGGGTCGAGGGTGAGTTCGTTTTCCTCCCAGTCGCTGAGTGTGTCGCCGTCCGAATCCGTGTCACCGATAACGATGCGCATGAAGACTTTCGCGGGTATGGTGCCGTCGGCGTAAATGTTCTCGGACTCAAAGGTCTGCGCCACGCCGCTGCCCAGAAACACTTCGGAAGCGGGTGACCAGTCCACGAGGTTTTCCGAAATGGCCACCTGGTAGGTTTTTCCGGCGATGGTGGGCCAGGTAAGGGTGACGATGGGCGGGTCGATCACCACCGGCGGCGGGCCCGATGGCGTGATCGGGCCGGGCGAAAAAGGATTTTCGGGTGGGGGCGAAGCCGGGGCTGCGGAGGCCTCGCTTTCCTCGAATGTGCCGGGGGTGTATGAGATTTCTGGGCGTACGAGGCCGACGGGCACGCTGCCGTCATTGGGATCGGTTCCGGCGGTGGACTCTTGGAGGTTCGTCCAGCCGTCCAGATCGGGATCGGCGGCGGGGGCTTGATCGGCGGGCGGATTGGGGCCGATGAGGAAGCCGTATTTCGTTTCCCACAAGTCTGAGAGACCATCAGTATCGGTGTCGATCAGTGCGTGTGCGGCGGGAGAAATCAAAAGCCAGAGTCCGGCTGCCAGAGGGAAAGAGAGGCGCTTCATTGCGCGTCTCCTTCGGCTGGGGTTGGGAGAGGCGTCTCGGCGATGCGGTAGCGGATGATGAGATCCTTTGGCTGGGGCGGGTTGGCGAGGAGTTCGGCTGCCTTGGCTTTGGCGGCGCGCTCGCGCCCAAGGTGGGCGGCGGCTAGTTTCGCTCCCTCGGTGGCATAGATCTTGTGTAGCGAGTCGATGAGAACGAGCGCTTCGGCAGGGAGGTTCTTCTGGTCAGGGATGAATGCGGGGGCAGTTCCGGAAAATTGCGGAGCCTCCTCCGCAGGGAATTCTTCGTTGCCGATCCCCATGATGAAGCAATGGGGTTGCCCGTCGGTTCCGAGGAAAGTGGAGATACCCGAGAAATGGTTGAAATCGACGTTCGACCAGCCAGAGCATTCGATGCTCGCGCCATCTTCCCTGCAGTGAACCCAGCGCACAGATGTCAGTGAACCCGCATAGACACTGGCCGAAAGCAAGGTGAGGTAGGTGGGGGCGGTGGGGGCGGCGTCCTGCGTTTCCCCTGCCGGGACGGCTGGAGCAGGAGACGGTTTGACGGAGATTACGGGCTTCACCGGGTCGTTGGGATCAAGCGCGAGGCGCTGAACCGTGATGTCGCGCCCTCCCTGTCGGGTGACGGTGGTTTCCTCCACGTCCGCCGGGCGTAACGCGACGCGGATTTCGGGGGCTATTGCCTCGCTGCCGTCTGGTGGTTCGGTGAGAAGGGCGGGTTGCTGCTGGGCATTCGTAACTGAAAGCGAGGCGACAAGCGCAATGAGAGGGAGAGGAAACTTTTTCATATTTGCTGGGGTTTCCTTCCAGGTGGACGGGGAGTTAGAAAGTCGTACACAGACGACTGCAACGGCCTTTAGCCGTTCCCCGGAGGCAACGGCCTGGACATTCGCCGCCGCCTCCCCGGCCTTTCGGTCGGTTTGGCGGCATCGTTGCGGTCGATGCCGACCGCTGTGTATGGCTTTCTAAAACCCGTCCCCTAGTGAGGACATCCAGACCATGAAACAAATGCAACGGCCATGGCAAGCAGAAATCACGAATGTAGAAATCACGAACGTAAGAAGACCGCGCAACACGAAGGGTAGAACGGGGGTTGATTTGGCGGCGGGGCGGAGCAATGCTGGCGGGCATGAAACCGAAGCTTGGGGAGATGGCACCGGATTTCCGGGCGACTGTGGTTGACGGGGAAAATGAAACAGAGCTTTCCCTCGCGGATCTTCGCGGGGAGACAGTGGTGCTGGTTTTCTACCCCAAAGACAATACGCCGGGCTGCACGATACAGGCGTGCTCGCTGCGGGATCATTGGGATGAGATCAAGGGCAAGGCGCGGGTTTTCGGAGTGAGCGCGGATAGTGTTGCGAGCCACCGGAAGTTCATTGCGAAGAGGGATTTGCCCTACCCGCTCATCGCGGATGTGGACAAGGCGATCGCGGAGGCATACGGGGTGTGGGTGCAGAAATCGATGATGGGAAAAAAATTCATGGGGGTAGAGCGGAGCACTTTCGTGATCGCCCCGGATGGAAAAATCGCGGCGGTGCTGGAGAAGGTCTCGCCGCTGAAGCACACAGCACTGCTT comes from Akkermansiaceae bacterium and encodes:
- a CDS encoding rhomboid family intramembrane serine protease, which gives rise to MSEEPEEEWVDVGKYSSLDEAHEHALVALAMGEAIRVEHGDEPGGYDVRAEPSAAPKVSEELKAYEEESRTGEALPLLPSNWGAHPAGALHFLVWAATLLLVFRSQSIDPTISDRFASSSRALIGNGEWWRPFTALFLHGDGPHIAGNLASGAVFGMLVSKSLGPWKGWSMILLAGTAGNAITSWILWPVDFRSLGASTAVFGALGILSGIGIVENSREKIRMPWLRVIAPLLAGFVLLGWLGGAAPGEGVDVFGHVFGFCAGVLAGVICRWGG
- the lptB gene encoding LPS export ABC transporter ATP-binding protein → MIHDPGSTCTDTANAVLSAQGLRKTYGGRAVVDGVCVTVRPREIVGLMGPNGAGKTTSFYMIAGLIPAEGGTVHLNGQDISKLPMHRRARLGLGYLPQEESVFRKLSVLDNLLAILETRPGLSRSDQKERAHDLLARFGITKLAKSLAITLSGGEKRRLAIARSLCSDPRVLMLDEPFAGIDPLAVEDIQRIVRELREKDGLAILITDHSVRETLSITDRAFLIHDGRVILEGPSSELVNDPIARKHYLGEDFRM
- a CDS encoding transposase, which gives rise to MASATPAASPTPAASSPTSAKPHPKSPSPSCYTSSASITSKSKPARPPRHPPAANSYAAPAAAPIADKLHRFVLAERQRHLPGSDVAQAINYTLNQWHKILVCFEDGALELDTNLVENMIRPTKLGMKNWMFFGSLEAGENNALIYTLLANCRAQGLDPEDYLVEVLKRLPHDATPEQASALTPARIAAERKAKAETKAEAEQVA
- the tnpB gene encoding IS66 family insertion sequence element accessory protein TnpB, whose amino-acid sequence is MLNLTANSLKVFLALDPCDMRKSFNGLQQLASDHLQGTPAARDFLFVFTNKRRNRLKILYFDGTGTWVAAKRLEKGRFSWPVPSEPGQRRIKLHAEALQLLINGVDLRGAAFKPWYERPE
- a CDS encoding peroxiredoxin, encoding MKPKLGEMAPDFRATVVDGENETELSLADLRGETVVLVFYPKDNTPGCTIQACSLRDHWDEIKGKARVFGVSADSVASHRKFIAKRDLPYPLIADVDKAIAEAYGVWVQKSMMGKKFMGVERSTFVIAPDGKIAAVLEKVSPLKHTALLSEILG